The following proteins come from a genomic window of Acidobacteriota bacterium:
- the fdhF gene encoding formate dehydrogenase subunit alpha — MSESKQPQMVIDGNEVDVRPGETVLQAAARLDIEIPTLCHDPRLTPAAACRLCLVEVDGARLMQPACATPAKPNMVVRTQTSRVERNRRFILSLHLADTIQDRETCEDNNPSRLHEMAELHGTAGQWPATEAPRADRFGDDNPYVGFRPDRCIACSLCTRYCDQVEAVSAITLAARGARTTVATVDGLALTDTTCELCGGCIDVCPTGAMTELPALAYGKPERELEKVRTTCNFCGVGCQLDLNVDREANRVVKATSPPPGTTVNDGNLCVKGRFANDFIHHEDRLTTPLIRGEDGELHAATWDEAFDRVAEGLGAVRDEHGADALAFISSSRCTGEENYLLQKMARAAYGTQNVHQCAATUHAPTVAGLVTTYGAGAMTNSIPEIRDADFLFVIGSNTTEAHPIIAMEMKRAVLRGARLAVADPRAIWLTQIADWHMQLEPGSDVWLLNAMAHVILDEGLEDREFIEANTESFDTVAETVRRYPPEEAEKHTGVPAETIRQVARAYATTKKAGIYYTLGITEHTTGTDNVYALSNLVLMTGHLGQRSAGMNPLRGQNNVQGANDSGATPVFYPGYQSADDPAVRQKFADAWGVPQSDTRGLNLNEMMKAMAKGEVRGLYLMGEDIVISEPNAARVEDALNHMDFLVVQDIFFNESCRHADVVLPAACFAEKDGVFTNSDRRVQRVRQAVEPPGEARADWQILVEVMKRAGLQQPDYQHPGEVYAEMASLSPKFAGISHQRIEKEGGLQWPVLTPDAPSTEYLHKGGVLRGKGLFQAVEYRPPAECADAEYPLILSTGRTLYHYNAGTQTRRTKGSQLKQPEAFVEVHPRTARRMGLEDGQMVDVITRRGKVRCRAMHSRQVSRRVLWMPFHFPDVRTNDLTNDAGDAVTGTGEYKVCAARLEPVSDHPTTPSPFRGAYAAAREEVEAEE; from the coding sequence ATGAGCGAAAGCAAGCAACCCCAGATGGTCATCGACGGCAACGAGGTCGACGTCCGCCCGGGAGAGACCGTCCTCCAGGCGGCGGCGCGCCTCGACATCGAGATTCCCACCCTCTGCCACGACCCGCGGCTGACCCCGGCGGCAGCCTGCCGGCTGTGCCTGGTAGAGGTGGACGGCGCGCGGCTGATGCAGCCCGCCTGCGCCACCCCGGCCAAGCCCAACATGGTGGTGCGCACCCAGACCTCCCGGGTGGAGCGCAACCGCCGCTTCATCCTCTCGCTGCACCTGGCGGACACCATCCAGGATCGCGAGACCTGCGAGGACAACAACCCCTCGCGGCTCCATGAGATGGCGGAGCTCCACGGCACCGCCGGCCAGTGGCCCGCCACCGAGGCCCCGCGGGCGGACCGCTTCGGCGACGACAACCCCTACGTCGGCTTCCGCCCGGACCGCTGCATCGCCTGCTCCCTGTGCACCCGCTACTGCGATCAGGTGGAGGCGGTCTCCGCCATCACCCTCGCCGCCCGCGGCGCCCGCACCACCGTCGCCACCGTCGACGGGCTGGCCCTCACCGACACCACCTGCGAGCTCTGCGGCGGTTGCATCGACGTCTGCCCCACCGGCGCCATGACCGAGCTACCGGCCCTCGCCTACGGCAAGCCGGAGCGGGAGCTGGAGAAGGTCCGCACCACCTGCAACTTCTGCGGCGTTGGCTGCCAGCTGGACCTCAACGTCGACCGCGAAGCCAACCGGGTGGTCAAGGCCACCAGCCCGCCTCCGGGCACCACCGTCAACGACGGCAATCTATGCGTCAAAGGACGCTTCGCCAACGACTTCATCCACCACGAGGACCGCCTCACCACGCCGCTGATCCGCGGCGAGGACGGCGAGCTCCACGCCGCCACCTGGGACGAGGCCTTCGACCGGGTGGCGGAAGGCCTCGGGGCCGTGCGAGACGAGCACGGCGCCGACGCCCTGGCGTTCATCAGCTCCAGCCGCTGCACCGGCGAGGAAAACTACTTACTGCAGAAAATGGCCCGCGCAGCCTACGGCACGCAAAACGTGCATCAATGCGCGGCTACGTGACACGCCCCCACGGTCGCCGGTCTGGTGACCACGTACGGTGCGGGGGCCATGACCAACTCCATCCCCGAGATTCGCGACGCGGACTTCCTCTTCGTCATCGGGTCCAATACCACCGAGGCCCATCCCATCATCGCCATGGAGATGAAGCGCGCGGTGCTGCGCGGCGCCCGGCTGGCGGTGGCCGATCCGCGAGCCATCTGGCTGACCCAGATCGCTGACTGGCACATGCAGCTGGAGCCGGGCTCCGACGTCTGGCTGCTCAACGCCATGGCCCATGTGATCCTCGACGAGGGGTTGGAGGATCGGGAATTCATCGAGGCCAACACCGAGAGCTTCGACACCGTCGCCGAGACGGTACGCCGCTACCCGCCGGAGGAGGCGGAAAAACACACCGGCGTCCCCGCGGAGACCATCCGCCAGGTCGCCCGGGCCTACGCCACCACCAAGAAGGCCGGCATCTACTACACCCTCGGCATCACCGAGCACACCACCGGCACCGACAACGTCTACGCCCTCTCCAACCTGGTGCTGATGACCGGCCACCTGGGCCAGCGCTCGGCGGGGATGAATCCCCTGCGCGGCCAGAACAACGTCCAGGGCGCCAACGACTCCGGCGCCACGCCGGTCTTCTACCCCGGGTACCAAAGCGCCGACGACCCGGCGGTACGGCAGAAATTCGCCGACGCCTGGGGAGTGCCCCAAAGCGACACCCGCGGCCTCAACCTCAACGAGATGATGAAGGCCATGGCCAAGGGCGAGGTCCGCGGCCTCTACCTCATGGGCGAGGACATCGTCATCTCCGAGCCCAACGCCGCCCGGGTGGAGGACGCCCTCAACCACATGGACTTCCTGGTGGTGCAGGACATCTTCTTCAACGAAAGTTGCCGCCACGCCGACGTGGTGCTGCCGGCGGCCTGTTTCGCGGAGAAGGACGGCGTCTTCACCAACTCCGACCGCCGCGTCCAGCGGGTCCGCCAGGCGGTGGAGCCCCCCGGCGAGGCGCGGGCGGATTGGCAGATTCTGGTAGAGGTGATGAAGCGCGCCGGCCTCCAGCAGCCGGACTATCAGCATCCGGGCGAGGTCTACGCCGAGATGGCCTCCCTCTCCCCCAAATTCGCCGGCATCTCCCACCAGCGCATCGAGAAGGAAGGCGGCCTCCAATGGCCCGTCCTCACCCCCGACGCGCCGAGCACCGAATATCTGCACAAAGGCGGCGTGCTGCGCGGCAAGGGCCTCTTCCAGGCGGTCGAATACCGCCCGCCGGCGGAGTGCGCCGACGCCGAGTACCCCCTCATCCTGTCCACCGGCCGCACCCTCTACCACTACAACGCCGGCACCCAAACCCGCCGCACCAAGGGCTCCCAGCTCAAACAGCCGGAGGCCTTCGTAGAAGTCCACCCCCGCACCGCCCGGCGCATGGGCCTGGAAGACGGCCAGATGGTCGACGTCATCACCCGCCGCGGCAAGGTCCGCTGCCGGGCCATGCACAGCCGCCAGGTCTCCCGCCGGGTCCTGTGGATGCCCTTCCACTTCCCCGACGTGCGCACCAACGACCTCACCAACGACGCCGGCGACGCCGTCACCGGCACCGGCGAATACAAAGTCTGCGCCGCCCGCCTAGAACCCGTCTCCGACCACCCCACCACCCCCAGCCCCTTCCGCGGCGCCTACGCGGCGGCCCGGGAGGAGGTGGAGGCCGAGGAGTAG
- a CDS encoding energy transducer TonB, producing the protein MRRMTVCLIAVSLALLLSAPTSEAALLAQWREPLEETEALVQTGQYEKAERLAKRTANEISDSAGAGGSVAATLASAVVLRAVATVGMGDEDYGIWLWHTALNILPEMKNLDLNSYGPPGRVLAENPLEEPDNLDEQDQRPKEKKEINAARKALEEGGEIVPPKVSKRKKVKYPRGARAFRNTGKMVVQVILDADGKPHSPFIIDQAPAPSLAYSVLETIRQWEFEPALRDGEPVPVYYNLTVNFSLRR; encoded by the coding sequence ATGAGAAGAATGACCGTCTGCCTGATCGCCGTCTCCCTCGCCCTCCTGCTCTCGGCTCCGACTTCCGAGGCCGCCCTCTTGGCCCAATGGCGCGAGCCACTCGAAGAGACAGAAGCGCTGGTTCAGACCGGCCAATACGAGAAGGCAGAGCGCCTAGCGAAACGGACGGCTAACGAGATCAGTGACTCCGCCGGCGCCGGTGGCAGCGTTGCCGCAACCCTCGCCTCCGCCGTCGTCCTGCGGGCCGTGGCTACAGTGGGGATGGGTGATGAGGACTACGGCATCTGGCTGTGGCACACCGCTCTCAACATCCTGCCGGAGATGAAGAACCTCGATCTCAACTCCTACGGCCCGCCGGGTAGGGTGCTGGCGGAGAACCCCCTCGAGGAGCCGGACAACCTCGACGAGCAGGATCAGAGGCCGAAGGAGAAGAAAGAGATCAATGCGGCCAGGAAAGCCTTGGAGGAGGGTGGCGAGATCGTCCCCCCGAAGGTCTCGAAGCGCAAGAAGGTGAAATATCCACGGGGCGCCCGGGCCTTTCGCAATACGGGCAAGATGGTCGTCCAGGTCATTCTCGACGCTGATGGCAAGCCCCACTCGCCCTTCATCATCGATCAGGCCCCCGCCCCCAGCCTGGCCTATTCGGTCCTGGAGACCATTCGTCAGTGGGAGTTCGAACCCGCGCTACGGGACGGCGAGCCGGTGCCGGTCTACTACAACCTGACGGTCAACTTCTCGCTGAGGAGATAG
- a CDS encoding DUF1203 domain-containing protein, with product MTTQPSFQISALPMNGFAPLFDLDDDELRARGARRYVATSNPGFPCRVSLQDAEVGETLILVPYDHHPVNGPYRASGPIFVREQAEEAQLAPGEVPALLRHRQLSVRGYSAKGLMVDAAVTPGEELEAVIGRLFGQEKVDYLHVHYAAPGCFGCWVGRG from the coding sequence ATGACCACTCAGCCCAGCTTTCAGATTTCCGCCCTGCCCATGAACGGCTTCGCCCCCCTCTTCGACCTCGACGACGATGAGCTCCGCGCCCGCGGCGCCCGCCGCTACGTCGCCACCTCCAACCCCGGCTTCCCCTGCCGCGTGAGCCTCCAAGATGCCGAGGTCGGGGAGACCCTGATCCTCGTCCCCTACGACCACCACCCGGTCAACGGCCCCTACCGCGCCTCCGGGCCCATCTTCGTGCGCGAGCAGGCGGAGGAGGCGCAGCTTGCACCGGGGGAAGTGCCGGCCCTGTTGCGTCATCGGCAGCTGTCCGTGCGCGGCTACAGCGCCAAAGGCCTGATGGTGGATGCGGCGGTGACGCCGGGGGAGGAGCTGGAGGCGGTGATCGGGCGGTTGTTTGGGCAAGAGAAGGTCGACTACCTGCACGTGCACTACGCGGCGCCGGGGTGCTTTGGGTGTTGGGTGGGGCGGGGGTGA
- a CDS encoding pyridoxal-dependent decarboxylase — translation MRKGDTLDQFFLGPKSELRTFLKEVLELVVDDYIFWRRNFHPKDPPAIPYRLLQSEEAEEYRGRFHQELFELISDLKLDVPFFSPRYMAHMVSEVAMPGLVAYLATMLYNPNNVSLEASAVTVDFELEVGRQFAALFGYDPEQSFGHLCSGGTMANYESLWFHQAGRFLPLAIALACRHEDLPPPKDLPKDVWGLLNVPMERARELHHDFLRETAGRGINGSQLLRDHSLSAYGDADYRQLVEEVFGESYSTPVVLVPQTAHYSWIRSAGLLGYGRRNLVSVRVDAGFRMDPEHYGKRLQECLDQRRPVLQSVFLLGTTEFGSVDPIPALLAQRDRFRELGLDSPVHVDGAYGGYFATIFRRGRDQGAPDDPGLRPLREACSALGRTDSTTVDPHKMGYSPYGAGAIVIRNGFLRHLVAEGAHYALDTRGLPHEDLGKFILEGSKPGAAAAAVWFNHRMMPLDLDGYGAHLRDLCRQAQDFHRHALHHDTRLQRREEPFRLVPLTEPETNIVCLLVVPKEARSLAEVDRLNGLCARRFGVRNVESVQEYDYLVSKTRLAADQAFVSEHPLLDGLERNSPSITCLRLVFMNRWVTGENAEGRGYMEDFLESVVEYAKEQLAKPSLTAPAQAAQTLRKETARG, via the coding sequence ATGCGCAAGGGCGACACCCTCGATCAGTTCTTTCTCGGTCCCAAGAGCGAGCTGCGCACCTTCCTCAAGGAGGTGCTGGAGCTGGTGGTGGACGATTACATCTTTTGGCGGCGGAACTTCCATCCCAAGGATCCACCGGCCATTCCCTACCGGCTGCTGCAGAGCGAGGAGGCGGAGGAGTATCGGGGGCGCTTTCATCAGGAGCTCTTCGAGCTGATCTCCGACCTCAAGCTCGACGTGCCGTTCTTTTCGCCACGCTACATGGCCCACATGGTCTCCGAAGTGGCGATGCCGGGGTTGGTGGCGTATCTGGCCACCATGCTCTACAACCCCAACAACGTCTCCCTGGAGGCGTCGGCGGTGACGGTGGACTTCGAGCTGGAGGTGGGGCGGCAGTTTGCGGCGCTCTTCGGCTACGACCCGGAGCAGAGCTTCGGGCATCTGTGCTCCGGCGGCACCATGGCCAACTACGAATCGCTGTGGTTCCACCAGGCCGGGCGCTTCCTGCCCTTGGCCATCGCCCTCGCCTGCCGCCACGAGGACCTGCCGCCACCGAAGGATCTGCCGAAGGATGTCTGGGGATTGCTCAACGTGCCCATGGAGCGCGCTCGGGAGCTGCACCATGACTTTCTGCGGGAGACCGCCGGCCGCGGGATCAACGGTTCCCAGCTGCTGCGGGACCACTCCCTGAGCGCCTACGGCGACGCCGACTACCGGCAGCTGGTGGAAGAGGTCTTCGGGGAGAGCTATTCGACGCCGGTGGTGTTGGTGCCTCAGACCGCTCATTATTCGTGGATCCGCTCCGCCGGGCTGCTGGGTTACGGCCGCCGCAATCTGGTCTCGGTGCGGGTGGACGCCGGCTTCCGCATGGATCCGGAGCACTATGGGAAGCGGCTCCAGGAATGCCTCGACCAGCGGCGTCCGGTGCTGCAGTCTGTCTTCCTGTTGGGCACCACGGAGTTCGGCTCCGTCGACCCCATTCCGGCGCTGCTGGCCCAGCGGGATCGCTTCCGGGAGCTGGGGTTGGACTCCCCGGTGCACGTGGACGGCGCCTACGGCGGCTACTTCGCCACCATCTTCCGCCGCGGCCGGGATCAGGGGGCGCCGGACGATCCGGGGCTGCGACCACTGCGCGAGGCCTGCTCGGCGCTGGGACGCACCGACTCCACCACCGTCGACCCGCACAAGATGGGCTACTCCCCCTACGGCGCCGGGGCCATCGTCATCCGCAACGGATTCCTGCGCCATCTGGTGGCGGAGGGGGCGCACTATGCGCTGGACACCCGGGGCCTGCCCCACGAAGATCTGGGAAAGTTCATCCTCGAAGGCTCCAAACCGGGAGCGGCGGCGGCGGCGGTGTGGTTCAACCACCGCATGATGCCCTTGGATCTGGACGGCTACGGCGCTCATTTGCGAGACCTGTGCCGCCAGGCTCAGGATTTCCATCGCCACGCGCTGCACCACGACACCCGCCTGCAGCGCCGGGAGGAGCCTTTCCGCCTGGTCCCCCTCACCGAGCCGGAGACCAATATCGTCTGTCTGCTGGTGGTGCCCAAGGAAGCCCGCAGCCTGGCAGAGGTAGACCGCCTCAACGGGCTGTGCGCCCGCCGCTTCGGCGTGCGCAATGTGGAGAGCGTGCAGGAGTACGACTATCTGGTTTCCAAGACCCGGCTGGCGGCAGACCAGGCCTTCGTCAGCGAGCATCCGCTGCTCGACGGCCTGGAGCGCAACAGCCCCTCCATCACCTGCCTGCGGCTGGTGTTCATGAACCGCTGGGTCACCGGCGAGAACGCCGAGGGCCGCGGCTACATGGAAGACTTCCTGGAGTCGGTGGTGGAGTACGCCAAGGAGCAGCTGGCCAAGCCGTCCCTCACCGCCCCCGCCCAGGCGGCGCAGACCTTGCGCAAAGAGACCGCGAGGGGTTGA
- a CDS encoding NADH-ubiquinone oxidoreductase-F iron-sulfur binding region domain-containing protein — protein MEEKGARREEVLERLEEAGGLRPGVSEQVHRETGVPAADVYGVATFYSLISQPDVEARVCQGLSCRLAGCDQLLQDLQGLGLKAGFTACLGRCDMAPAYWRKGAIPAAPPPALDTLGDEVAIDIQGEDDASYASLVKALEMGPDAVCQELEASGLQGRGGAGFPAFIKWNAVRGQAVTERYIVLNADEGEPGTFKDREVMLRRPHRVLEGLAIAAVTLGAEDIYLYIRGEFGACRQSMEQALAAAQESGALPAELSWHFVDGHGAYICGEETALLEALEGKRGLPRLKPPFPVEQGFRRKPTLIQNVETIACVPAILQRGGEWFKNLGHTEAGSKLYCLSGHVRRPGVFEAPMGTPLEALVELAGGPTAPLKAFSPGGASSGFLPASRLDIPMDFGSLKEAESMLGSAGVVLLDESVDMVEAALTQAVFFEDESCGQCAPCRIGTRAIRRALEHYLQRGRDPQALEHLEEISWGMGEASICGLGQAAFFPLTSARRYFPEEFGLSPAGASGAHPE, from the coding sequence ATGGAAGAAAAAGGCGCCCGTCGTGAGGAAGTTCTGGAACGGCTCGAAGAGGCCGGGGGGTTGCGTCCGGGGGTGTCCGAGCAGGTGCACCGGGAAACCGGGGTGCCGGCGGCGGATGTCTACGGTGTTGCGACTTTCTATTCGCTGATCTCCCAGCCCGACGTCGAGGCGCGGGTGTGCCAGGGGCTGTCCTGCCGTCTGGCGGGCTGCGATCAGCTGCTTCAGGATCTCCAGGGCTTAGGGCTCAAAGCCGGCTTCACCGCCTGCCTGGGGCGCTGCGACATGGCTCCCGCCTACTGGCGCAAGGGCGCCATCCCCGCCGCGCCGCCTCCCGCCCTCGACACCCTCGGCGACGAGGTGGCTATCGACATCCAGGGCGAGGACGACGCCTCCTACGCTTCGCTGGTGAAAGCTCTGGAGATGGGCCCGGACGCGGTCTGCCAAGAGCTCGAAGCTTCCGGGCTCCAGGGCCGCGGCGGCGCCGGCTTCCCGGCGTTCATCAAATGGAACGCGGTGCGCGGTCAGGCGGTCACCGAGCGCTACATCGTGCTCAACGCCGACGAGGGCGAGCCCGGCACCTTCAAGGACCGGGAGGTCATGCTGCGGCGGCCCCACCGGGTGCTCGAAGGGCTGGCCATCGCCGCCGTCACCCTCGGTGCTGAGGACATCTACCTCTACATCCGCGGCGAGTTCGGCGCCTGCCGCCAGTCCATGGAGCAAGCACTGGCGGCGGCCCAAGAAAGCGGCGCGCTGCCGGCGGAGCTCAGCTGGCATTTCGTCGACGGCCACGGCGCCTACATCTGCGGTGAGGAAACGGCGCTGCTGGAGGCCCTGGAGGGCAAGCGCGGGCTGCCCCGCCTCAAGCCGCCGTTCCCGGTGGAGCAAGGCTTCCGCCGCAAACCGACCCTGATTCAAAACGTCGAGACCATCGCCTGCGTCCCCGCTATCCTGCAGCGCGGCGGCGAGTGGTTCAAGAATCTGGGGCACACTGAGGCGGGCTCCAAGCTCTACTGCCTGTCCGGCCACGTGCGCCGCCCCGGCGTCTTCGAGGCGCCCATGGGCACGCCCCTGGAAGCGCTGGTGGAGCTCGCCGGCGGCCCCACGGCGCCCCTCAAAGCCTTCTCCCCCGGCGGCGCCTCCAGCGGCTTCCTCCCCGCCTCGCGCCTCGACATCCCGATGGACTTCGGCAGCCTCAAAGAGGCCGAGAGCATGCTCGGCTCCGCCGGCGTGGTGCTGCTGGACGAATCCGTGGACATGGTGGAGGCGGCGCTCACCCAGGCGGTCTTCTTCGAGGACGAATCCTGCGGCCAATGCGCCCCCTGCCGCATCGGCACCCGCGCCATCCGCCGCGCCCTCGAGCACTACCTCCAGCGGGGCCGGGACCCGCAGGCCCTGGAGCATCTGGAGGAGATCTCCTGGGGCATGGGCGAGGCGAGCATCTGCGGCCTCGGCCAGGCCGCCTTCTTCCCCCTCACCAGCGCCCGCCGGTACTTCCCGGAAGAATTCGGCCTGTCCCCGGCGGGAGCCTCCGGCGCACACCCCGAGTAG